In one Sander lucioperca isolate FBNREF2018 chromosome 7, SLUC_FBN_1.2, whole genome shotgun sequence genomic region, the following are encoded:
- the LOC116065652 gene encoding nuclear factor 7, ovary-like, with the protein MASRLEEDLCCSICQDIFRRPVFLSCTHSFCKDCLQRWWTEKQARECPVCKKISPKLNPPLNLVLKNLCESFLLERDRRASEARCSPHSKKLKLFCLDHQQPVCYVCRDSEEHSNHRFRPIDEAARQHKKKLQETLKPLKEKLRVFERVKVKCDQTAEHLKLQARRTETQIKDQFKKLHQFLEEEEEARMAALREEKKQKSQRMKEETKALSRDIAALSDTVRATEEQLRAEDASFLINYKAAVERVQQFPLLDDPQLLPGVLIDEAKHLGNLNFNIWNKMKDMVSYTPVILDPNTAQPRVTLSEDLTSVRRGEKQLLPDNPERIHYSFSVLGSEGFDSGTHSWDVEVGDITGWELGVLAESAQRKGDIRSGLWTLLFFTGNYRAVSPSAADTDLQLQKKLQRIRVTLDWNRHNVSFSDPDTNTHIHTFTFTPIFMLTEKVFPYIRAEYKLPLKILPVNVSVTVVKPLS; encoded by the coding sequence ATGGCTTCAAGATTAGAGGAAGATCTCTGCTGTTCAATCTGCCAAGACATCTTTAGACGTCCTGTCTTCCTGTCATGTACCCACAGCTTCTGTAAAGACTGTTTGCAGAGGTGGTGGACAGAGAAACAAGCACGTGAGTGTCCAGTTTGTAAGAAAATATCTCCGAAATTAAATCCACCTTTGAACCTGGTCTTAAAGAACCTGTGTGAGAGTTTCTTACTGGAGAGAGATCGGAGAGCTTCAGAGGCTCGCTGCAGTCCGCACTCTaagaaactcaaactcttctgtctggaccatcagCAGCCAGTGTGTTACGTCTGTAGAGATTCAGAAGAACACTCCAACCACAGATTCAGACCCATCGATGAAGCTGCACGACAACACAAGAAGAAACTCCAGGAAACTCTGAAACCCTTAAAGGAGAAGTTAAGGGTTTTTGAACGAGTTAAAGTGAAGTGTGATCAAACAGCAGAACACCTGAAGCTCCAGGCCCGACGCACAGAGACGCAGATTAAGGATCAGTTTAAGaagcttcaccagtttctagaagaggaagaggaggccaggATGGCTGCTCTGAGAGAGGAAAAGAAGCAGAAGAGTCAGAGGATGAAGGAGGAGACGAAGGCTCTGAGCAGAGATatagcagctctttcagacacagtcagagccacagaggagcagctgagagctgaagacgcctcattcctgatcaactacaaggctgcagtggaaagagtccagcagttccccctgctggatgatccacagctgctcCCAGGAGTTCTGATAGACGaggccaaacacctgggcaacctgaacttcaacatctggaacaagatGAAGGACATGGTCTCATACACTCCTGTGATTTTGGATCCAAACACTGCTCAACCAAGAGTCACCCTGTCTGAAGATCTGACCAGCGTGAGACGAGGAGAGAAACAGCTGCTTCCTGATAATCCAGAGAGGATTCATTATTCCTTCTCTGTCCTGGGCTCTGAGGGCTTTGACTCAGGGACTCACAGCTGGGATGTCGAGGTTGGAGACATTACAGGCTGGGAATtgggtgtgttagcagagtctgCCCAGAGGAAGGGAGACATACGGTCTGGGCTATGGACATTATTGTTCTTTACAGGTAACTACAGAGCTGTCTCCCCTTCAGCTGCAGACACTGATCTCCAGCTACAGAAGAAGCTTCAGAGGATCAGAGTGACTCTGGACTGGAACAGACACAATGTGTCTTTCTCTGATCCTGAtacgaacacacacatacacaccttcacCTTTACACCTATTTTCATGCTCACTGAAAAGGTTTTTCCATATATAAGAGCTGAGTATAAACTTCCACTAAAGATTTTGCCAGTGAACGTCTCTGTGACTGTGGTTAAACCGTTAAGTTAG
- the c7h15orf40 gene encoding UPF0235 protein C15orf40 homolog, giving the protein MFLRLNKHFQSTLNRLKPLNRLSDVAPLLSCPLTGLSRGRLPPLPGAQRLLTGLSRGRLPPLPGAQRLLTGLSRGRLPPLPGAQRLLTGLSRGRLPPLPGAQRLLTGLSRGRLPPLLGAQRLLTGLSRGRLPPLPGAQRLLTGLSRGRLPPLPGAQRLLTGLSRGRLPPLPGAQRLLTGLSRGRLPPLPGAQRLLTGLSRGRLPPLPGAQRLLTGLSRGRPPPLPGAQREIRSLSRNRNGEMPKKQKAQVKGQPTAGGAAQAEASGPVARDKSGAVTITVHAKPGSKHSAITEVSAEAVGVAIAAPPTDGEANTELVRFLAQVLELKKSHISLDKGSRSRDKLIRVDSSLSPEEVLRRLRQAAG; this is encoded by the exons ATGTTTTTAAggttaaataaacattttcagtCAACGTTAAACCGTTTAAAACCGTTGAACCGTTTATCCGACGTCGCTCCGCTACTTAGCTGTCCGTTAACCGGTCTCTCCCGGGGCAGGCTGCCTCCTCTGCCCGGTGCTCAGCGTCTGTTAACCGGTCTCTCCCGGGGCAGGCTGCCTCCTCTGCCCGGTGCTCAGCGTCTGTTAACCGGTCTCTCCCGGGGAAGACTGCCTCCTCTACCCGGTGCTCAGCGTCTGTTAACCGGTCTCTCCCGGGGAAGACTGCCTCCTCTACCCGGTGCTCAGCGTCTGTTAACCGGTCTCTCCCGGGGCAGGCTGCCTCCTCTGCTCGGTGCTCAGCGTCTGTTAACCGGTCTCTCCCGGGGCAGGCTGCCTCCTCTACCCGGTGCTCAGCGTCTGTTAACCGGTCTCTCCCGGGGAAGACTGCCTCCTCTACCCGGTGCTCAGCGACTGTTAACCGGTCTCTCCCGGGGAAGGCTGCCTCCTCTGCCCGGAGCTCAGCGACTATTAACCGGTCTCTCCCGGGGCAGGCTGCCTCCTCTGCCCGGAGCTCAGCGACTGTTAACCGGTCTCTCCCGGGGCAGGCTGCCTCCTCTGCCCGGAGCTCAGCGACTGTTAACCGGTCTCTCCCGGGGCAGACCGCCTCCTCTGCCTGGTGCTCAGCGGGAAATAAGAAGTCTCTCCAGAAACAGAAACggagaaatgccaaaaaaacagaaagcg CAGGTGAAAGGACAGCCGACTGCCGGCGGAGCAGCGCAGGCGGAAGCTTCTGGTCCGGTGGCTCGAGACAAAAGCGGAGCTGTCACCATAACGGTGCACGCCAAGCCCGGCTCCAAACACAGCGCCATCACAG AAGTTTCTGCCGAGGCCGTGGGAGTCGCCATCGCAGCGCCTCCGACAGACGGAGAGGCAAACACGGAGCTCGTCCGCTTCCTGGCTCAAGTCCTGGAGCTGAAGAAAAGTCACATCTCTCTTGACAAG